Proteins encoded in a region of the Polyodon spathula isolate WHYD16114869_AA unplaced genomic scaffold, ASM1765450v1 scaffolds_766, whole genome shotgun sequence genome:
- the nos2b gene encoding nitric oxide synthase 2b, inducible gives MLCPWKYLQKKSNSYDIKDLNDIKDVNDIKDVNDNFKSTVNQYRDESEQVKLEEEKPIEIVTKTPTPEAPPKKCVPKSNMQRCPFMRMKNIENGSVLQDTLHRKAVKNLPCKSNTCHGSVMLPPALTRGVRSEPAPPEEVLVQAIEFINQYYQSFKQPKTEEHLARVEAVTMEIEKTGTYQLTGAELVFATKQAWRNAPRCIGRIQWSNLQVFDARQCNTAKEMFEYICEHLKYASNNGNLRSAITVFPQRTDGKHDFRVWNSQLIKYAGYQRPDGSILGDPSSVGFTELCIQLGWEPKWGRFDVLPLILQAHGEDPEMFEIPPELILEVSMEHPRFDWFKELDLKWYALPAVSSMLLEVGGLEFTACPFNGWYMGTEIGVRDFCDVHRYNILEEVGRRMGLETNKLASLWKDQALVEINIAVLHSFQKQNVTVMDHHSASESFMKHLQNEFRLRGGCPADWVWLVPPMSGSITPVYHQELLNYILTPFYYYQLDPWITHEWKDEQKRPQKRQVRFRDLARAVFFASSLMGKVMAARVKSTVLYATETGKSETFARKLDSMLSCAFNSRVLCMDDYDLSDLEKETFLVIVTSTFGNGDSPGNGESFRKSLFTMKRLNNKFRYCVFGLGSRMYPQFCAFAHTLDHKLEQLGARQICATGEGDELCGQEEAFHTWAGAVFKTACNTFDIRGQLNIQLPDTGSANDVWQPERYRLAHELQSTDFVKALSTVHSKDVYAMKLKSRKNLQSPKSSRQTILVELSCEEDRELQYLPGEHVGVFPGNQASLVSGIIKLLKDAPPGNQNLRLEVCRESAQGSMKSWSSDTRLPACTLSQTLTYFLDITTPPSQGLLRKLAQLSTQDSERTRLETLAQDSGEYNTWKSFNSPTLLEVLEEFPSIEVSATFLLSQLPPLKPRFYSISSSLDHSPRQIHLTVAVVNYTTRDGLGPVHHGVCSTWLNTIKEGDVVPCFIRRASGFHLPKDPSLPSILVGPGTGIAPFRSFWQQRLHDLEQNGVAGAGMTLVFGCRQSDTDHLYQAETLQLKRKGVLKDVYTAYSREPGQPKVYVQDILRDRLAGEVYKVLHEDGGHIYICGDVRMARDVSHTLKELFADRLGLNLEQAGDYLTQLKNEKRYHEDIFGAVFLK, from the exons ATGCTGTGCCCTTGGAAATACCTGCAAAAGAAGAGCAACTCCTACGACATCAAGGACCTGAACGACATCAAGGACGTGAACGACATCAAGGACGTGAACGATAACTTCAAATCCACTGTGAACCAATACAG AGATGAGTCCGAGCAGGTGAAGCTGGAAGAGGAGAAACCGATCGAAATCGTCACCAAGACACCGACACCGGAG gCTCCACCTAAGAAATGTGTCCCCAAATCCAATATGCAAAGATGCCCGTTCATGAGgatgaaaaacattgaaaacGGGTCCGTGCTTCAAGACACGCtccacagaaaagcagtaaag aATCTGCCGTGCAAATCGAACACCTGCCACGGGTCGGTGATGCTGCCGCCCGCTCTGACCAGAGGTGTCCGGAGTGAGCCGGCCCCGCCGGAGGAAGTTCTTGTCCAAGCCATTGAGTTTATAAATCAATATTACCAATCTTTTAAACA ACCCAAGACTGAGGAGCATTTGGCCCGAGTGGAGGCGGTTACCATGGAGATTGAGAAGACAGGAACCTATCAGCTGACCGGGGCGGAGCTAGTGTTTGCTACCAAGCAAGCCTGGAGAAATGCACCCAGGTGCATTGGACGAATCCAGTGGTCAAACCTGCAG GTGTTTGATGCTCGTCAGTGCAACACAGCAAAGGAGATGTTCGAATACATCTGTGAGCATCTCAAGTACGCATCAAACAATGGAAACTTAAG GTCCGCTATCACTGTCTTCCCACAGAGGACTGACGGGAAACATGACTTCCGAGTCTGGAACAGTCAGCTGATCAAATACGCCGGCTACCAGAGGCCAGATGGATCCATCTTGGGAGATCCTTCGAGTGTGGGATTCACAGAG CTCTGTATCCAGCTGGGATGGGAACCCAAGTGGGGCCGATTCGATGTGCTCCCCCTCATCCTCCAGGCCCACGGAGAGGACCCCGAAATGTTTGAGATCCCCCCGGAACTGATTCTCGAGGTGTCCATGGAGCACCCCAG GTTTGACTGGTTCAAGGAGCTGGATCTCAAGTGGTACGCTCTGCCTGCGGTGTCCAGCATGCTTCTGGAAGTAGGGGGGCTGGAGTTCACAGCCTGTCCCTTCAACGGCTGGTACATGGGGACAGAGATAGGAGTGCGGGACTTCTGTGACGTCCACAGATACAACATCCTGGAG GAAGTTGGCAGGAGAATGGGTCTTGAAACTAACAAGCTAGCTTCCCTGTGGAAGGACCAGGCGCTGGTGGAGATCAACATCGCTGTGCTTCACAGTTTCCAG AAACAGAACGTGACGGTGATGGATCACCACTCTGCCTCAGAGTCCTTCATGAAGCACCTTCAGAACGAGTTCCGTCTGCGCGGGGGGTGCCCTGCCGATTGGGTGTGGCTGGTCCCCCCCATGTCTGGCAGCATCACGCCCGTGTACCACCAGGAGCTGCTCAACTACATCCTTACCCCCTTCTACTACTACCAG CTGGATCCCTGGATCACACACGAGTGGAAGGATGAACAGAAACGACCCCAGAAGAGGCAGGTTCGATTCAGGGACCTGGCAAG GGCGGTGTTCTTCGCCTCCTCTTTGATGGGCAAGGTGATGGCAGCGAGGGTGAAGTCCACAGTCCTCTATGCCACCGAGACGGGGAAATCCGAGACCTTCGCCAGGAAGCTGGACTCCATGCTGAGCTGTGCCTTCAACTCCAGG GTGCTGTGCATGGATGACTATGACCTGAGCGACCTGGAGAAGGAAACCTTCCTGGTGATCGTCACCAGCACCTTCGGGAACGGAGACTCCCCCGGGAACGGAGAG agcTTCAGAAAATCCTTATTCACCATGAAGCGTCTGAACAACAAATTCAG GTATTGTGTGTTTGGCCTGGGCTCCCGCATGTACCCGCAGTTCTGTGCCTTCGCCCACACACTGGACCACAAGCTGGAGCAGCTGGGTGCCAGGCAGATCTGTGCCACCGGGGAGGGGGATGAGCTGTGCGGACAGGAGGAGGCCTTCCACACCTGGGCAGGGGCCGTCTTCAAG ACTGCCTGCAACACGTTTGATATCCGGGGGCAGCTCAACATCCAGCTCCCAGACACGGGGAGTGCCAACGATGTCTGGCAGCCTGAGAGATACAGACTGGCCCACGAGCTTCAGAGCACAGACTTTGTGAAAG cacTTTCCACTGTCCACTCAAAAGATGTTTATGCCATGAAATTAAAATCCAGGAAGAACCTGCAGAGCCCCAAGTCCAG CCGGCAGACCATCCTGGTGGAGCTGAGCTGCGAGGAGGACCGGGAGCTGCAGTACCTGCCCGGAGAGCACGTGGGAGTCTTCCCCGGGAACCAGGCCTCACTGGTCAGCGGCATCATCAAACTGCTGAAGGACGCTCCGCCCGGCAACCAGAACCTGCGGCTGGAGGTGTGCAGAGAGAGCGCACAAG GTTCAATGAAGTCCTGGAGCTCTGACACCCGCCTCCCCGCCTGCACCCTCTCACAGACCCTCACCTACTTCCTCGACATCACCACCCCACCCTCCCAGGGCCTGCTCAGGAAACTAGCGCAGCTCTCCACCCAGGACAGCGAGAGGACAAGGCTGGAGACACTCGCTCAG GACTCCGGGGAGTACAACACGTGGAAGTCTTTCAACAGCCCTACGCTTCTGGAGGTGCTGGAGGAGTTCCCCTCGATCGAGGTCTCAGCCACCTTCCTCCTGAGCCAGCTGCCCCCCCTGAAACCCCGATTCTACTCCATCAGCTCCTCCTTGGACCACAGCCCCCGGCAGATCCACCTCACTGTCGCTGTGGTCAACTACACCACCCGAG ATGGGCTGGGTCCGGTGCACCACGGCGTCTGCAGCACCTGGCTGAACACCATCAAGGAGGGCGATGTGGTGCCATGCTTCATCCGCAG GGCCAGCGGCTTCCACCTCCCCAAGGACCCCAGCCTCCCCTCCATTCTCGTGGGGCCCGGCACAGGCATTGCTCCCTTCAGGAGCTTCTGGCAGCAGAGATTGCATGACCTGGAACAGAACG GTGTGGCCGGCGCTGGCATGACCCTGGTGTTCGGCTGTCGACAGTCTGACACGGACCACCTCTACCAAGCAGAGACCCTGCAGCTGAAACGCAAAGGAGTGCTGAAGGACGTCTATACCGCTTACTCCAGGGAACCCGGCCAGCCCAAG GTCTACGTCCAGGACATTCTGAGGGACAGGCTGGCAGGGGAGGTGTACAAGGTCCTGCACGAGGACGGGGGACACATCTATATCTGCGGGGATGTGCGCATGGCCCGGGACGTCTCTCACACTCTTAAGGAGCTGTTTGCAGACAGGCTGGGTTTGAATCTGGAGCAGGCAGGAGACTACCTGACACAGCTGAAG AATGAGAAGCGATACCATGAGGATATCTTTGGTGCTGTTTTCCTGAAATGA
- the LOC121308732 gene encoding galectin-9-like isoform X2: MALYNQQPFYNPSIPFTSLIPGGLQEGKMITITGRVLPGSEGFVVNLQCGSHQSPRPDIALHFNPRYEGAQQYVVCNTLQNQNWGSEERKYEMPLQRGTSFTLMILVNPNSYKVAVNGNHFLEFAHRIPIFRVNTIVVEGGVEVTSIIFQNPTPQFVAAQTFHPQFAAAPAFPPVPAYPAPQSYTVPYKSFINGGLYPSRTFTIQGYIHPTATRFHVNFKYNSGIAFHLNPRLDEGTVVRNSLLGEQWGPEERKLPAGMPFARGQAFMMAIVCESHRYSVSVNGKHCFDFNHRVSQLQQIDVLEISGDVTLTAVQV, encoded by the exons ATGGCACTGTATAATCAGCAACCGTTTTACAATCCG AGCATCCCCTTCACTAGCTTAATCCCGGGAGGTCTTCAGGAAGGGAAGATGATCACGATCACCGGGAGGGTCCTGCCAGGGTCAGAGGG GTTcgtggtgaatctgcagtgtggcTCCCATCAGAGCCCTAGACCTGACATCGCTCTTCACTTCAACCCACGCTACGAGGGAGCCCAGCAGTACGTGGTGTGCAATACCTTGCAGAACCAGAACTGGGGCTCGGAGGAGAGGAAATACGAGATGCCCCTGCAGAGAGGAACCAGCTTCACGCTCATGATCTTGGTCAACCCCAATTCCTACAAG GTGGCAGTGAATGGGAATCACTTCCTGGAGTTTGCCCACAGGATCCCCATATTCAGGGTGAACACCATTGTGGTGGAGGGGGGTGTGGAGGTGACATCCATCATCTTCCAAAACCCCACG CCTCAGTTTGTAGCTGCACAAACTTTTCAC CCTCAGTTTGCAGCAGCGCCGGCCTTTCCC CCAGTACCTGCTTATCCAGCGCCACAGTCCTAT ACTGTGCCCTACAAAAGCTTCATCAACGGGGGCCTCTACCCATCAAGAACATTTACCATCCAGGGATACATTCATCCCACTGCAACAAG ATTCCATGTTAATTTCAAGTACAACTCTGGGATTGCGTTCCACTTGAACCCGCGTCTGGACGAGGGCACTGTGGTGCGGAACAGCTTGCTGGGGGAGCAGTGGGGGCCAGAGGAGAGGAAGCTGCCTGCTGGGATGCCCTTTGCCCGAGGCCAGGCCTTTATG ATGGCGATCGTGTGCGAGTCTCATCGCTACAGCGTGTCCGTGAACGGAAAGCACTGTTTTGACTTCAATCACCGTGTGTCTCAGCTGCAGCAGATCGACGTCCTGGAAATATCTGGGGATGTGACCCTCACTGCCGTGCAGGTGTGA
- the LOC121308732 gene encoding galectin-9-like isoform X1 yields the protein MALYNQQPFYNPSIPFTSLIPGGLQEGKMITITGRVLPGSEGFVVNLQCGSHQSPRPDIALHFNPRYEGAQQYVVCNTLQNQNWGSEERKYEMPLQRGTSFTLMILVNPNSYKVAVNGNHFLEFAHRIPIFRVNTIVVEGGVEVTSIIFQNPTPQFVAAQTFHPQFAAAPAFPARGRGGSRNRNRAKAKQPVPAYPAPQSYTVPYKSFINGGLYPSRTFTIQGYIHPTATRFHVNFKYNSGIAFHLNPRLDEGTVVRNSLLGEQWGPEERKLPAGMPFARGQAFMMAIVCESHRYSVSVNGKHCFDFNHRVSQLQQIDVLEISGDVTLTAVQV from the exons ATGGCACTGTATAATCAGCAACCGTTTTACAATCCG AGCATCCCCTTCACTAGCTTAATCCCGGGAGGTCTTCAGGAAGGGAAGATGATCACGATCACCGGGAGGGTCCTGCCAGGGTCAGAGGG GTTcgtggtgaatctgcagtgtggcTCCCATCAGAGCCCTAGACCTGACATCGCTCTTCACTTCAACCCACGCTACGAGGGAGCCCAGCAGTACGTGGTGTGCAATACCTTGCAGAACCAGAACTGGGGCTCGGAGGAGAGGAAATACGAGATGCCCCTGCAGAGAGGAACCAGCTTCACGCTCATGATCTTGGTCAACCCCAATTCCTACAAG GTGGCAGTGAATGGGAATCACTTCCTGGAGTTTGCCCACAGGATCCCCATATTCAGGGTGAACACCATTGTGGTGGAGGGGGGTGTGGAGGTGACATCCATCATCTTCCAAAACCCCACG CCTCAGTTTGTAGCTGCACAAACTTTTCAC CCTCAGTTTGCAGCAGCGCCGGCCTTTCCC GCCCGTGGTCGTGGCGGCAGCAGAAACCGTAACCGAGCCAAGGCTAAACAA CCAGTACCTGCTTATCCAGCGCCACAGTCCTAT ACTGTGCCCTACAAAAGCTTCATCAACGGGGGCCTCTACCCATCAAGAACATTTACCATCCAGGGATACATTCATCCCACTGCAACAAG ATTCCATGTTAATTTCAAGTACAACTCTGGGATTGCGTTCCACTTGAACCCGCGTCTGGACGAGGGCACTGTGGTGCGGAACAGCTTGCTGGGGGAGCAGTGGGGGCCAGAGGAGAGGAAGCTGCCTGCTGGGATGCCCTTTGCCCGAGGCCAGGCCTTTATG ATGGCGATCGTGTGCGAGTCTCATCGCTACAGCGTGTCCGTGAACGGAAAGCACTGTTTTGACTTCAATCACCGTGTGTCTCAGCTGCAGCAGATCGACGTCCTGGAAATATCTGGGGATGTGACCCTCACTGCCGTGCAGGTGTGA